A single Paenibacillus sp. FSL R5-0517 DNA region contains:
- a CDS encoding SDR family oxidoreductase — protein sequence MTSLKNKIAIVTGASRSTGIGTAICRLLATLGSDIFFTHWSAFDSKEGNGLDLDWPDLLQMELQSLGVRAFHMEADLSKSETPTLILNEVEKRLGVATILINNATYEAPANYMTLDEHTLDQHYAVNLRGTILLTTAFAKRIESRSPQVSSGRVIFMVSGGPDSNNLAYITTKSAVIGIIEPLSVGLARLNITVNGFNPGPTDSGWMTDEMKQNFLGMFPMGRIGLPEDAAKGVALLVSDESQWITGQVIKSEGGYLGK from the coding sequence ATGACTTCTTTAAAAAATAAAATTGCCATAGTGACTGGGGCTAGTAGATCAACCGGAATTGGGACAGCTATTTGTCGCCTACTAGCCACTTTAGGTTCAGATATTTTCTTTACTCATTGGAGCGCCTTTGATTCCAAAGAAGGAAACGGACTCGACTTGGATTGGCCGGATCTGTTGCAAATGGAACTACAAAGCCTAGGTGTTAGGGCATTTCATATGGAGGCAGATCTCTCTAAATCTGAAACGCCTACTCTTATACTAAATGAAGTAGAGAAAAGACTTGGAGTTGCTACGATACTTATAAATAATGCGACATATGAGGCGCCAGCTAATTATATGACGTTAGACGAACATACACTTGATCAGCACTATGCTGTTAATCTAAGAGGAACAATATTGCTCACTACAGCGTTTGCTAAAAGAATTGAATCCAGATCTCCACAAGTGAGCAGTGGCAGGGTCATTTTCATGGTATCGGGAGGTCCTGATTCGAATAATCTTGCATACATTACAACAAAATCGGCAGTAATTGGTATAATCGAACCGCTTTCAGTCGGTTTAGCTCGGCTGAATATTACTGTAAATGGATTCAATCCAGGACCAACAGACTCAGGTTGGATGACTGATGAAATGAAACAAAATTTTCTTGGGATGTTTCCGATGGGAAGAATAGGTTTGCCCGAAGATGCGGCCAAAGGCGTAGCTTTATTGGTAAGTGATGAATCCCAGTGGATCACCGGACAAGTAATTAAATCAGAAGGTGGGTATCTGGGTAAATAG
- a CDS encoding 2'-5' RNA ligase family protein, producing MKYFIGITPPDDYKEKIVAFRNRWSSNRLNDVVEPHITVKAQGGLTVDLHWLESVRQTCSLMPSFQLSLSEPESFGNAVTFLSVETSKVIELH from the coding sequence ATGAAATACTTCATTGGAATTACCCCTCCAGATGATTATAAAGAAAAGATTGTGGCATTTCGTAATCGTTGGTCAAGTAATCGTCTTAATGATGTAGTCGAGCCTCATATCACTGTAAAAGCGCAGGGGGGTCTTACCGTTGATCTTCATTGGTTAGAAAGCGTGAGACAGACATGCTCTTTAATGCCAAGTTTTCAATTATCATTATCAGAACCAGAATCGTTCGGAAATGCTGTCACATTTCTTAGTGTTGAAACGAGCAAGGTCATTGAGTTACATTGA
- a CDS encoding iron-sulfur cluster assembly accessory protein has translation MINISETAADRLKEMLAQQETPGMFLRLGVAPGGCTGFSYAMGFDDKESDEDLYMDIQNMKVVVEKENLKYLNGLEIDFEESGMTGGFTIHNPNAVATCGCGSSFRTKEDAGVPDKDC, from the coding sequence ATGATTAACATCAGCGAAACGGCTGCTGACAGATTGAAAGAGATGCTTGCACAGCAAGAGACACCTGGTATGTTCCTGCGTCTTGGCGTAGCACCGGGCGGTTGCACCGGATTTTCGTACGCCATGGGCTTTGATGATAAAGAGTCCGATGAGGACCTGTATATGGATATTCAGAACATGAAGGTTGTAGTCGAGAAGGAAAACCTGAAATATCTGAATGGACTTGAAATTGATTTTGAAGAATCCGGTATGACGGGCGGGTTCACCATTCATAATCCGAACGCGGTAGCTACGTGTGGCTGCGGATCTTCTTTCCGTACGAAGGAAGATGCGGGTGTGCCGGATAAGGATTGTTAA
- the mqnE gene encoding aminofutalosine synthase MqnE — protein sequence MSTLVTPFTDKRMAEIVEKVQNGVRLSVEDGVYLYETDDLLTLGQLANEANLRKNGKKVYFIENMSLYFTNVCEAHCAFCNFRKDQGEEGSYTLSGQEMIDYVEQHIHPGVREFHIVGGHNNHVPFQYYVDSLRALNEKYPDVTLKAYTAAEIDFFTRISGLSIREVLQELQKAGLKTLTGGGAEILSDEYRKKMRVDKANVDRYLEVHRTAHELGMRTHTTMLYGSIESYEDRVNHMVQIRELQDETNGFMVFIPLSMQPKSKNASIMRRNSAYEDLKTIAISRLMLDNIDHIKAYFINIGPQLTQVALGFGASDAHGTIVRERISHAAGALTPEGLTRKELIWLIKGAGRIPVERDTFYNEIQVYE from the coding sequence ATGTCTACATTGGTAACACCGTTCACAGACAAAAGAATGGCTGAAATCGTCGAGAAAGTGCAGAACGGCGTAAGGCTGAGCGTAGAAGACGGCGTATATCTGTATGAAACAGATGATCTGCTGACTTTGGGCCAGCTGGCCAATGAGGCCAACCTGCGGAAGAATGGCAAGAAAGTATATTTCATCGAGAACATGAGTCTTTACTTTACGAACGTATGCGAAGCCCACTGCGCTTTTTGTAATTTCCGCAAAGACCAGGGTGAAGAAGGCTCTTATACATTATCCGGTCAGGAAATGATCGATTATGTGGAACAGCATATTCATCCGGGCGTACGTGAGTTCCATATCGTAGGCGGACATAACAACCATGTTCCTTTTCAATATTATGTCGATTCCCTGCGCGCTTTAAACGAGAAATATCCGGATGTTACACTGAAAGCTTACACGGCAGCCGAGATTGATTTCTTCACCCGGATTAGCGGACTCAGCATCAGAGAAGTTCTGCAAGAGCTGCAAAAAGCAGGTCTGAAAACATTGACTGGTGGCGGAGCTGAGATTCTGTCCGATGAATATCGCAAAAAAATGCGTGTAGACAAAGCCAACGTGGACCGTTATCTTGAGGTGCACCGCACAGCTCATGAGCTCGGCATGCGTACACATACGACGATGTTGTATGGATCGATCGAATCCTATGAGGATCGCGTTAACCATATGGTGCAGATTCGTGAATTGCAAGACGAGACCAACGGATTTATGGTCTTTATCCCTCTTTCCATGCAGCCAAAAAGTAAAAACGCGAGCATTATGCGTCGTAACTCGGCTTATGAGGATCTCAAAACAATTGCGATTAGCCGTCTGATGCTGGATAACATCGATCATATCAAAGCATACTTCATTAACATCGGCCCACAGCTGACTCAAGTCGCTCTTGGTTTCGGTGCTTCGGATGCACACGGTACGATCGTTCGGGAACGTATTAGTCATGCGGCAGGTGCACTCACACCTGAAGGCCTTACACGTAAAGAGCTTATATGGCTCATTAAGGGTGCAGGACGTATTCCGGTAGAACGTGATACGTTCTACAATGAAATTCAAGTGTACGAATAG
- a CDS encoding NAD(P)/FAD-dependent oxidoreductase — MKNFVILGGGYGGLTIIKELLEGKIPSDTQIILVDRSPFQGLKTEYYALAAGTVSDYDLRIQFPVNDKVTYRYGEVTSIDLEQRQIEFEGQDPLEYDKLVIGLGCTDRFHNTPGAEDYSCTIQSFSKTRETYLRLNEVKAYGNVHIVGGGLSGVEMAAELRESRPDLNISILDRGERVLSAFPQRLSVYVHEWFNEHQVETRGHIAISRVEPNAIYNRDEQILTDAVVWTAGIQPVKVVQDLDVTKDPQGRVVLNEYYQIPEYTDVYVVGDCASVPYAPSGQAAEVQGEQIAHIQHALWKGEKPNPHPLKLRGTLGALGKKSGFGLMGKTSMMGRVPRILKSGVLWMSKRHLG; from the coding sequence ATGAAAAATTTTGTCATTCTTGGAGGCGGTTATGGCGGCCTCACCATCATCAAGGAACTTCTGGAAGGTAAGATTCCATCCGATACACAGATTATTTTGGTGGACCGCAGCCCCTTTCAGGGATTAAAGACCGAATATTACGCACTCGCAGCAGGAACCGTATCCGATTATGACCTGCGTATCCAATTTCCAGTGAACGATAAAGTCACTTACCGTTATGGAGAAGTTACTTCAATTGACTTGGAACAGCGTCAGATTGAATTTGAAGGCCAAGACCCGCTTGAATACGATAAACTTGTTATTGGACTGGGTTGTACAGACCGGTTCCACAACACACCAGGCGCTGAAGACTACAGCTGTACCATTCAGAGCTTTAGCAAAACACGCGAGACTTACCTGCGACTTAATGAAGTCAAAGCCTATGGCAATGTGCACATTGTAGGCGGTGGATTAAGTGGTGTCGAGATGGCAGCCGAACTTCGTGAGAGCAGACCGGATCTGAACATCAGCATTTTGGATCGTGGTGAACGTGTATTATCCGCTTTCCCGCAACGTCTGTCCGTGTATGTACATGAATGGTTTAACGAACATCAGGTAGAGACACGTGGACATATCGCCATTTCACGTGTTGAGCCCAATGCCATCTATAACCGGGATGAACAGATTCTAACGGATGCTGTCGTCTGGACAGCAGGCATTCAGCCTGTAAAAGTGGTACAGGATCTGGACGTGACCAAAGACCCTCAAGGTCGTGTCGTCCTGAATGAATACTACCAAATCCCGGAATATACCGATGTATATGTGGTTGGTGACTGTGCCAGTGTACCTTATGCACCTAGCGGTCAAGCTGCGGAAGTACAGGGTGAGCAGATCGCCCATATTCAGCATGCCCTCTGGAAAGGCGAAAAGCCCAATCCACATCCACTCAAGCTTCGTGGCACACTGGGTGCACTCGGCAAGAAGTCCGGGTTTGGGCTAATGGGCAAAACGTCCATGATGGGACGTGTACCTCGTATTTTGAAAAGTGGTGTGCTCTGGATGTCCAAGCGCCATCTCGGTTAG
- a CDS encoding NAD(P)-dependent oxidoreductase: MNIAIIGATGKAGSVILKEAADRGHKVTAIVRNASKLEDKSLNTLEKDVFDLTAEDLKAFDVVVNAFGAPAGKENLHVEVGQALINILKDAPNTRLIVVGGAGSLFTDESKTLRVFESPGFPDAYKATATNQGQNLLDLQASSGIQWTFLSPAGFFNPEGVRTGKYQAGNDVILVNSEGNSYISYADYAIALVDEIENPQHQNERFTVVGEVK, from the coding sequence ATGAACATTGCAATCATTGGTGCAACAGGCAAAGCAGGAAGTGTGATTTTGAAAGAAGCAGCAGACAGAGGGCATAAAGTGACGGCAATCGTTCGTAATGCATCCAAACTGGAAGATAAAAGCCTGAATACGCTGGAGAAAGATGTATTCGATCTTACAGCTGAAGATCTTAAAGCGTTTGATGTGGTTGTAAATGCATTTGGTGCTCCAGCGGGGAAAGAGAACCTGCATGTGGAAGTAGGACAAGCGTTGATCAACATCCTGAAGGATGCCCCAAACACTCGTTTGATCGTCGTGGGTGGAGCAGGAAGCCTGTTCACAGACGAGTCCAAAACATTGCGTGTTTTTGAATCCCCTGGCTTCCCTGATGCTTACAAAGCAACTGCAACGAACCAAGGCCAAAACTTGCTGGATCTGCAAGCATCCTCAGGTATCCAATGGACATTCCTGAGCCCGGCTGGATTCTTTAATCCAGAAGGTGTACGCACAGGCAAATATCAAGCAGGTAACGACGTTATTCTCGTGAACAGTGAAGGAAACAGCTACATCAGCTATGCTGACTATGCGATTGCTTTGGTGGATGAGATCGAGAATCCACAACACCAAAACGAGCGCTTTACCGTTGTTGGCGAAGTGAAATAA
- a CDS encoding NifU family protein, with protein MSENAQDTMYDEVSDVLDKLRPFLQRDGGDVELVDVEDGIIKLKLVGACGSCPSSTITLKAGIERALLEEVEGVQEVVQVF; from the coding sequence ATGAGCGAAAACGCACAAGACACCATGTATGATGAGGTATCTGATGTTCTTGACAAGCTTCGTCCGTTCCTGCAACGCGATGGCGGTGACGTGGAACTGGTTGACGTGGAAGACGGCATCATTAAGCTGAAACTGGTCGGTGCCTGCGGCAGTTGCCCAAGCTCCACCATTACCTTAAAAGCCGGGATTGAACGTGCCCTTCTCGAAGAAGTTGAAGGTGTACAAGAAGTCGTACAAGTATTCTAA
- a CDS encoding YuzB family protein, with protein sequence MRPIIEFCANNMHFGTDEVMDQLEENPDYDVIEYGCLTNCGQCSMTPFALVNGEVVITDKVEDLYNAILAKIAEADVWDELDLD encoded by the coding sequence ATGAGACCGATTATTGAATTTTGTGCCAACAATATGCATTTTGGCACAGATGAAGTCATGGATCAACTGGAAGAAAATCCAGACTATGACGTGATTGAATACGGCTGCCTTACCAACTGTGGCCAATGTTCTATGACTCCATTTGCACTGGTGAATGGTGAAGTAGTCATCACGGACAAAGTGGAAGATCTATATAACGCCATTCTGGCCAAAATTGCCGAAGCCGATGTCTGGGATGAGCTCGATCTCGACTAA
- a CDS encoding carbohydrate binding domain-containing protein, with amino-acid sequence MDLKRKLGAFLLVLSIIISTQNTAAYAEISASHVYHNHMPNFWAYYDTSKYASAPVGSPIRYTYDGQVIDLKNNPPAGYPYFLPGGAPMPHDDLVAYYSHHAKTGAYLNWPWQVAGDLRNNHPAAGMQVTMSGSVLNNVNSFMYTNNVNGYNNKDWGAPWKNAYNNLKTTNGERTMDLIHFSGHHSMGPLAGNEYLLKDLIYQNALLAQPFFLGDSFKSSKGFFPTELGFSERIIPVLDQLGIEWSVIGNNHFSRTLQDYPLLNDPGKDTMVSPPNRADLQNTSNVGSWVSSPMFNEKQVVHNKYPFASTPHWVRHVNPETGAEKKIVGIPVAQAESWEEGYQGSVKADALKPFEGMVDQKQFFVIAHDGDNSSGRAGSEDTWRNAGNVTYAQPGVKGESINEYLRTNTPKADDVVHVQDGSWIDTRDSSSDPTWYHWRLPFGIWKGQFEAFNKATGLNLEPKKNLDGVQEGMTVSFEYGYHYLERNFALEQAALNYAKTAEQIWLDSNPNHWKPTTALDREITYEGNQLNPWMMAYPVKGDPANNYKGGANPAELSWYFLLPALDSGFGYYDENVDDGVKPTLSFNQSLFFSKPYVSSQLAKDRTGPSIWWPQRYPYNPGSANVSKAEGWTLHYFDNTFGIYTYAYDVNGVNDIKVKVRTHRDKLADAKDNTFRVYDPTGLKAKGVSNIDPTKVSSWQEYPMTKRDLKSDMNGVAWQPSSTDMFKRVPAQEIGDMYYTYFNDFQDQLVDYYIEAVDANGNVTRSEIQTVYVGMGKYKKDTSGKIVEDANGTIQGTHPFLVVDRTPPSVPTEVNAKRVTDRSITLQWEASTDNVGVEGYDIYRDGVKVGSSLTTEYTDIGLEPKKSYAYSIKARDNANNVSSASSTVQIQTLAADTEPPTAPANVAVQNATSSAVTIDWSASEDNYGVAKYEIYRDGSKVGESTKLNYTDESLAPATEYVYTVKAIDAAGNVSPASVALSVRTKEGNAVTIYYKLGYPNPYIHYRPTGGTWTTAPGLKMMAAEMPGYTKMTVNVGTATGLEAVFNNGSGTWDNNGGKNYQFPLGVSTYNSGVITQGAPHMDITPPSVPTGLTVTAKAADRVTLAWNPSTDHVGATGYEVLRDGVKIGTSTTTAYTDNSLKASTSYVYTVRAFDAAQNKSDASAEQSVTTDDAPKSNSVTIYYKQGFAQPNIHYRPAGGNWTTPPGVAIPASELTGYNKITIDVGTATGLEAVFNNGSGTWDNNAGRNYLFPLGVSTYNAGVITPGIPGNVTSTNLIENPSAFLSVGANGLSLQRERLIA; translated from the coding sequence ATGGATCTTAAGCGCAAGCTCGGCGCATTCCTGTTGGTATTATCGATTATTATTTCTACCCAAAATACAGCGGCTTATGCCGAAATTTCGGCTTCTCATGTGTATCATAACCATATGCCCAATTTCTGGGCCTACTACGACACATCCAAGTATGCTTCTGCACCTGTGGGGTCCCCAATCCGCTACACATATGATGGGCAAGTCATCGATCTGAAAAATAACCCTCCGGCAGGTTATCCATACTTTTTACCCGGGGGAGCGCCTATGCCACATGATGATCTCGTGGCGTATTATAGTCACCATGCAAAGACAGGTGCTTATCTGAACTGGCCGTGGCAAGTTGCTGGTGACCTGAGGAACAATCACCCTGCTGCAGGGATGCAGGTAACCATGTCAGGGTCGGTATTGAACAATGTGAACAGTTTTATGTATACCAATAATGTAAACGGTTACAACAATAAAGATTGGGGTGCGCCATGGAAGAATGCTTACAATAACCTCAAAACAACGAATGGAGAACGGACGATGGATCTCATTCACTTCTCCGGACACCATTCCATGGGGCCATTGGCTGGCAATGAATATTTGCTAAAGGATTTGATCTACCAGAATGCTTTGCTGGCACAACCTTTTTTTCTGGGAGACAGCTTTAAATCGTCCAAAGGTTTTTTCCCCACCGAGCTGGGTTTCTCGGAACGGATTATCCCGGTCTTGGATCAACTCGGCATTGAGTGGTCCGTGATTGGAAATAATCATTTTTCGCGAACTCTCCAGGACTATCCGCTACTGAACGATCCGGGCAAAGATACGATGGTGTCACCGCCAAACCGAGCGGATTTGCAGAATACGAGCAATGTGGGTTCGTGGGTATCTTCTCCCATGTTCAATGAGAAACAGGTGGTTCATAACAAATATCCATTTGCTTCTACGCCTCATTGGGTGCGTCATGTGAATCCTGAAACTGGTGCTGAGAAAAAGATTGTTGGTATCCCTGTGGCCCAGGCAGAGTCGTGGGAAGAAGGGTATCAGGGTTCAGTCAAGGCAGATGCGCTGAAGCCTTTTGAAGGAATGGTTGATCAGAAGCAGTTCTTCGTGATTGCTCATGATGGGGATAATTCTTCAGGACGTGCAGGATCAGAGGATACTTGGCGCAATGCAGGAAATGTGACTTATGCTCAGCCGGGGGTAAAGGGAGAGAGTATCAATGAATACTTGCGGACTAACACACCAAAAGCCGACGATGTAGTGCATGTTCAAGACGGTTCGTGGATCGATACGCGGGACTCCTCATCAGATCCGACATGGTATCATTGGCGTCTTCCATTTGGAATCTGGAAGGGGCAGTTTGAAGCGTTCAACAAGGCTACAGGCCTTAATCTGGAGCCGAAAAAAAATCTGGATGGTGTACAGGAAGGGATGACCGTATCGTTTGAATATGGATACCATTATCTGGAGCGTAATTTTGCGCTTGAGCAAGCTGCGCTGAATTATGCCAAGACAGCTGAACAGATTTGGCTGGACAGCAATCCGAACCATTGGAAGCCAACGACGGCACTAGACCGTGAGATCACTTATGAGGGCAATCAGCTTAATCCTTGGATGATGGCTTACCCGGTAAAAGGAGATCCTGCTAATAATTATAAGGGAGGTGCGAACCCGGCAGAGTTAAGTTGGTATTTCCTCCTGCCTGCACTGGATTCCGGGTTTGGTTATTATGATGAAAATGTGGATGATGGGGTAAAGCCGACGTTATCTTTCAATCAGTCCCTCTTCTTTTCCAAGCCTTATGTAAGTAGTCAACTCGCGAAGGACCGTACCGGACCATCGATATGGTGGCCGCAGCGTTATCCATATAATCCTGGAAGCGCCAATGTCAGCAAGGCAGAAGGGTGGACACTTCATTATTTTGACAATACGTTCGGCATTTATACCTATGCTTATGATGTTAACGGTGTGAATGATATTAAGGTGAAGGTACGGACCCATCGGGATAAGCTGGCAGATGCCAAGGACAACACCTTCCGTGTGTACGATCCTACTGGGCTCAAGGCCAAAGGGGTATCCAACATCGATCCGACGAAAGTGAGTAGCTGGCAAGAATATCCGATGACGAAACGTGATCTTAAATCGGATATGAACGGTGTGGCCTGGCAGCCAAGCAGCACAGATATGTTTAAGCGTGTACCTGCTCAGGAGATCGGGGATATGTATTACACGTATTTCAACGATTTCCAGGATCAACTGGTCGATTATTATATTGAAGCTGTCGATGCGAACGGCAATGTTACGCGCAGTGAGATACAGACGGTATATGTGGGTATGGGAAAATATAAAAAAGACACATCAGGCAAAATTGTGGAGGATGCGAATGGAACAATCCAGGGCACACATCCATTCCTGGTGGTCGATCGGACACCGCCTTCAGTGCCAACAGAAGTCAATGCAAAACGTGTGACAGATCGCAGCATTACACTGCAATGGGAAGCATCCACTGATAATGTGGGTGTTGAGGGCTATGATATTTATCGGGATGGGGTCAAAGTTGGAAGTTCGCTGACAACGGAATATACGGATATCGGTCTTGAGCCTAAGAAATCATATGCATACAGTATAAAGGCGAGAGACAATGCGAATAATGTCTCTTCCGCCAGTTCAACTGTACAGATCCAAACGTTGGCAGCAGATACAGAGCCGCCAACAGCGCCTGCAAATGTAGCTGTACAGAATGCTACCTCATCCGCTGTGACAATTGACTGGTCAGCCAGCGAGGATAATTACGGAGTAGCAAAATATGAAATCTATCGAGACGGTTCAAAAGTAGGGGAATCAACCAAACTAAACTATACGGATGAGTCCCTTGCACCGGCAACAGAATACGTATATACGGTTAAAGCGATAGATGCAGCAGGCAACGTTTCACCTGCTAGTGTGGCTCTTTCGGTACGTACCAAAGAAGGTAATGCGGTAACGATATATTATAAACTGGGCTATCCGAACCCGTATATTCACTATCGTCCAACAGGGGGGACATGGACGACTGCTCCGGGTCTGAAAATGATGGCAGCCGAGATGCCCGGATACACCAAGATGACAGTCAATGTGGGTACAGCGACGGGGCTGGAGGCTGTGTTTAACAATGGTAGTGGCACATGGGATAATAATGGAGGAAAAAATTATCAGTTTCCATTAGGGGTTAGCACCTATAATTCCGGAGTCATTACACAAGGAGCGCCTCACATGGATATAACACCTCCAAGCGTACCAACCGGTTTGACCGTGACTGCAAAAGCGGCTGATCGTGTAACATTGGCTTGGAATCCGTCAACCGATCATGTAGGCGCAACCGGGTATGAAGTGTTGCGTGATGGTGTCAAAATCGGCACGAGTACGACAACTGCATATACGGATAATAGCCTGAAGGCATCAACGAGTTATGTTTATACAGTCAGGGCCTTTGATGCAGCACAGAACAAATCGGATGCAAGTGCTGAGCAAAGCGTAACGACCGATGATGCTCCGAAAAGTAACAGTGTAACCATCTACTACAAGCAGGGGTTTGCCCAGCCCAATATTCATTACCGCCCTGCAGGAGGGAATTGGACGACACCGCCAGGCGTTGCCATTCCGGCATCCGAGCTCACCGGATATAACAAAATTACCATTGATGTAGGGACTGCTACGGGACTGGAAGCGGTATTTAACAACGGTAGCGGTACATGGGATAACAATGCGGGAAGGAACTATCTCTTTCCTCTCGGGGTAAGCACATACAATGCAGGTGTTATAACTCCAGGAATACCTGGAAATGTAACGAGTACGAATCTTATTGAGAACCCATCAGCTTTCCTATCTGTTGGAGCGAATGGACTGTCTTTACAAAGGGAACGACTAATCGCATGA
- a CDS encoding peptidase M56 BlaR1 — protein sequence MKMYSKGIILLMIAVFMMSVSSGSGLGLPQYANVKNTLNQMHITSFYPKNQNGQTYGSAVYATSPETEPDLILAFGVDGTEGYLLKKDMEGELPNTPEEAIEMQNNRSPDGYDIPLYDKDGETVIGVFHVGGE from the coding sequence GTGAAGATGTATTCTAAAGGAATTATACTATTGATGATTGCGGTTTTTATGATGAGTGTATCAAGTGGTTCAGGGTTAGGGTTACCCCAGTATGCAAATGTTAAAAATACGTTGAATCAAATGCACATCACTTCTTTTTATCCAAAAAATCAGAACGGACAGACATATGGTTCTGCCGTATATGCGACATCTCCTGAAACTGAACCTGATTTGATCTTGGCTTTTGGTGTGGATGGTACAGAAGGATACCTGCTGAAAAAAGACATGGAAGGCGAGCTACCTAATACACCTGAAGAAGCTATCGAAATGCAAAACAACAGATCACCAGATGGTTATGATATCCCACTGTATGACAAGGATGGTGAAACCGTCATTGGTGTGTTTCATGTTGGAGGAGAGTGA
- a CDS encoding effector binding domain-containing protein: MDWLMRMNRALDYIEMNLVGEIELKEIAQCAYCSSHQFQRMFSFITNVSLAEYIRRRRLTLAAIELQNSDRRVVDIALKYGYESPVSFARAFQSLHGVNPAMAREEGIALKAYPRLSFLISIKGEEPMNYRIETKESFEIFGIEKVFQLNGAETPAELWKQSHENGEVERLAATAGNLPNSLDSNYHKVHAVCSYKKTGEDTFPYMLCAFKGETSKADGYTNITIPAHTWAIFSSDPFPWDKFDETIEALYRRFFSEWLPTTGYEQVDGMEFEITGGKDGLNFVELWFAVRKIS; this comes from the coding sequence ATGGATTGGCTTATGAGGATGAATCGGGCATTGGATTATATTGAAATGAACTTAGTTGGTGAGATCGAATTGAAGGAAATTGCTCAGTGTGCGTATTGTTCTTCACATCAGTTTCAGAGAATGTTCTCGTTCATTACCAATGTCTCACTTGCGGAATATATACGAAGAAGACGGCTGACTCTGGCTGCAATTGAATTGCAGAATAGTGACAGGAGAGTTGTCGACATTGCCTTAAAGTATGGATATGAATCACCGGTATCATTCGCAAGAGCTTTTCAATCGTTGCATGGTGTTAATCCAGCGATGGCTCGTGAAGAAGGCATTGCCCTCAAAGCCTATCCTCGGCTTTCCTTCCTTATTTCAATTAAAGGGGAAGAGCCGATGAACTATCGTATCGAAACAAAAGAATCTTTCGAAATATTTGGAATCGAGAAAGTGTTTCAATTAAATGGTGCAGAAACACCGGCAGAACTATGGAAACAAAGCCACGAAAACGGTGAGGTTGAAAGACTTGCTGCAACTGCCGGTAATCTACCGAACTCTTTGGATTCGAATTATCATAAAGTGCATGCCGTATGTAGCTACAAAAAAACTGGGGAGGATACTTTCCCATACATGTTGTGTGCATTTAAAGGTGAAACAAGTAAAGCCGATGGTTACACAAATATAACGATACCAGCACACACGTGGGCGATCTTTTCGTCTGATCCCTTTCCATGGGATAAATTCGATGAAACCATTGAAGCTTTATATCGAAGATTCTTTTCTGAATGGCTTCCTACGACAGGATATGAACAGGTCGACGGAATGGAATTTGAAATTACTGGTGGTAAGGATGGACTGAATTTTGTTGAGTTATGGTTTGCTGTAAGAAAAATATCTTAG